A single genomic interval of Vibrio maritimus harbors:
- the ltaE gene encoding low-specificity L-threonine aldolase codes for MDFRSDTVTKPTQAMREAMANAPVGDDVYGDDPTVNELEAWAAERHGFEAAMFTTSGTQANLLGLMAHCQRGDEYLCGQQAHNYKYEAGGAAVLGSIQPQPIENNPDGTLDFGKLKAAIKPDDSHFARTKLLSLENTINGKVLPLSYLAEARQFVDEHGLSLHLDGARVYNAAVALDVDVIEIAKHFDSMTICLSKGLSAPIGSLLLGSKSFIERARRLRKMVGGGMRQAGILAAAGKLALTEQVAQLATDHANAKKLAEGLNAVAGFSVNADFVQTNIVFAKLDESVDINRIAEQLAQDGITISPSNPVRFVTHKDVSSNDIDVLLEKLKTLV; via the coding sequence CTGTGGGCGATGATGTTTACGGTGATGACCCAACGGTTAATGAGCTAGAGGCGTGGGCAGCAGAGCGACATGGTTTTGAAGCTGCCATGTTTACTACATCAGGCACACAAGCCAACCTTTTGGGCTTGATGGCGCATTGTCAGCGCGGTGATGAGTACTTATGTGGTCAACAAGCGCACAACTACAAATACGAAGCAGGTGGTGCGGCGGTCTTAGGTTCTATCCAGCCGCAACCTATCGAAAACAACCCAGATGGCACGCTTGATTTTGGTAAACTGAAAGCTGCGATTAAGCCTGATGACAGCCATTTTGCTCGCACCAAGCTGCTAAGCCTAGAGAACACAATCAACGGAAAGGTGCTCCCTCTCTCCTACTTGGCGGAAGCAAGGCAGTTCGTTGATGAACACGGATTGAGCCTCCACCTCGATGGTGCTCGAGTATACAACGCAGCAGTCGCTCTTGATGTAGATGTCATTGAAATTGCCAAGCATTTCGACTCAATGACTATCTGCCTATCGAAAGGCTTATCTGCTCCGATTGGCTCCCTACTTCTAGGCTCAAAATCCTTTATCGAACGCGCTCGTCGTTTACGTAAGATGGTTGGTGGCGGTATGCGTCAAGCCGGTATTTTAGCCGCAGCAGGTAAGCTGGCTCTTACCGAGCAAGTGGCTCAACTTGCGACTGACCACGCGAACGCGAAGAAACTGGCCGAGGGACTTAACGCTGTTGCTGGATTTAGCGTTAACGCCGATTTTGTCCAAACCAATATCGTTTTCGCTAAGCTCGATGAAAGTGTCGATATCAACCGCATTGCCGAACAGCTCGCTCAAGATGGCATTACGATCTCACCAAGCAACCCAGTTCGCTTTGTGACTCATAAAGATGTTTCCAGCAACGATATTGATGTCTTGCTTGAGAAGCTAAAGACGCTGGTGTAA